Proteins encoded within one genomic window of Lysinibacillus louembei:
- a CDS encoding amino acid ABC transporter permease → MQFETVLVMLQNNWPMFLRGAYMTIAIAIISTIIGAFIGLFIGIMHTIPMKSKSWSLKTILLKIINFILTCYVEVFRGTPMIVQAMVVFYGLAAYGIELNRFVAALVVVGLNTGAYMAEIVRGGIVSVDKGQYEAAQAIGMNHVKTMVFVILPQVIRNILPATGNQLVMNIKDSAVLSVISVTELFFQTKSIGGASFKYAEAFLIASLMYLILTFTATRILRLIERKIDGADAYQVDKEREGQVQ, encoded by the coding sequence ATGCAGTTTGAAACGGTGCTAGTGATGCTACAAAATAACTGGCCGATGTTTTTGCGCGGCGCTTACATGACAATCGCAATTGCCATTATTAGTACAATTATTGGTGCGTTTATCGGATTGTTTATCGGTATTATGCATACGATTCCAATGAAATCAAAATCATGGTCATTGAAAACGATCTTATTAAAAATTATTAATTTTATTTTAACTTGTTATGTGGAAGTTTTCCGTGGTACACCAATGATTGTACAGGCGATGGTTGTCTTTTATGGATTAGCGGCATATGGCATCGAGCTGAATCGCTTTGTTGCAGCACTTGTTGTTGTTGGATTAAATACAGGTGCTTATATGGCTGAAATTGTTCGTGGTGGAATTGTATCTGTTGATAAAGGGCAATATGAAGCAGCCCAAGCAATTGGCATGAATCACGTTAAAACGATGGTATTCGTTATTTTACCTCAGGTGATACGCAATATTTTACCTGCAACAGGCAATCAGCTTGTCATGAATATTAAAGATTCTGCCGTGCTAAGTGTTATTAGTGTGACGGAGCTATTTTTCCAAACGAAATCGATTGGAGGCGCGAGCTTTAAATATGCGGAAGCCTTTTTAATTGCCAGCTTGATGTATTTAATTTTGACATTTACGGCAACGCGGATTCTGCGTCTTATCGAGCGCAAAATCGATGGGGCAGATGCCTACCAAGTAGATAAAGAACGGGAGGGGCAAGTGCAATGA
- a CDS encoding sensor histidine kinase yields the protein MKQLFNRMSLKEKWMLSTATTIFISYVLICLILYISLHTWLLNNEERSALRSADDMSSFFETLSPTTTIQQLEERLSNTIGKQEQTVRIMNFDGIQILSFNDVSPVVPTTATYEELLNTVMRKTDDAYIIERVVQIGPFQGYMQLIHPLTTFHKMMQYVLTTMAIVGVGALLLVAFISFYLANRLIRPLQQLRDSMQSVRDKGLKEREAFTYQADDEIGDLLQMYDSMLEELNISFTQQQQFVADASHELRTPIQAVEGHLSLLARWGKDDPQILNESIDSSLMEVKRMKKMIEELLQLARREQAIDTSEVDVSAVLPQVIHELAMVYPNAQFHVEELSQQRLAISPEALAQILRNIIENGIRYNESIPKIRISTAQIDGCFYIEIQDNGIGIAKEHLPFIFDRFYRVDASRQQNGGGTGLGLSITKMLAAKYHVELKVQSEIQQGTTFLLKIPLKK from the coding sequence ATGAAACAATTATTTAATCGAATGTCGCTAAAAGAGAAATGGATGCTGTCGACCGCTACGACAATCTTTATTAGCTACGTACTTATTTGCCTTATTTTATATATTTCCTTACATACGTGGCTACTAAACAATGAGGAACGCAGTGCACTCCGATCAGCGGACGATATGAGCTCCTTTTTTGAAACGCTTAGCCCAACGACAACGATTCAGCAGCTAGAGGAAAGGTTGAGCAACACGATTGGCAAGCAGGAGCAAACGGTGCGTATTATGAATTTTGATGGTATTCAAATCCTGTCGTTTAATGATGTATCACCAGTCGTTCCAACAACTGCAACCTACGAAGAATTGCTGAATACAGTGATGCGCAAAACGGACGATGCTTATATTATTGAACGTGTTGTACAAATAGGACCGTTTCAAGGCTATATGCAGTTAATACATCCGCTTACAACGTTTCATAAAATGATGCAATATGTGCTGACGACAATGGCCATTGTTGGTGTTGGCGCATTGCTGCTCGTTGCCTTTATCAGCTTTTATTTAGCAAATCGTTTAATTCGTCCGCTTCAGCAATTGCGTGATTCGATGCAATCTGTGCGCGATAAAGGCTTAAAGGAGCGTGAAGCTTTCACATATCAGGCAGATGATGAAATCGGTGATTTGCTGCAAATGTATGATTCGATGTTGGAGGAGCTGAACATTTCCTTTACGCAGCAACAGCAATTTGTGGCAGATGCCTCCCATGAATTGCGCACACCAATTCAAGCGGTAGAAGGTCATTTGTCGTTGCTTGCACGCTGGGGCAAGGATGACCCACAAATTTTAAATGAATCCATTGATAGCTCACTCATGGAAGTAAAAAGAATGAAAAAAATGATTGAAGAGCTTTTACAGCTAGCAAGAAGAGAGCAAGCTATCGACACTTCAGAGGTGGACGTGAGCGCTGTACTGCCACAAGTCATTCATGAATTAGCAATGGTCTATCCAAATGCGCAATTCCATGTGGAGGAATTATCGCAGCAGCGATTAGCTATTTCACCTGAAGCGCTTGCACAAATATTGCGCAATATTATTGAAAATGGCATACGTTATAATGAATCTATACCAAAAATACGTATTTCTACAGCACAAATTGATGGTTGCTTTTATATCGAAATTCAGGATAATGGTATAGGGATTGCAAAGGAGCATTTGCCATTTATATTTGATCGCTTTTACCGAGTCGATGCATCACGTCAACAAAATGGTGGGGGAACAGGACTCGGCTTAAGCATTACGAAAATGCTTGCAGCAAAATATCATGTAGAGCTGAAAGTACAAAGCGAAATTCAGCAAGGAACAACATTTTTGTTAAAGATTCCTTTGAAAAAGTGA
- a CDS encoding transporter substrate-binding domain-containing protein produces MNKKLMMMLVAMLTALIVAACGTGSDDKNASSEGGEEGKKVLKVGMEAGYAPFNWTQQTDANGAVKISGSAEYAGGYDVQIAKKIADELGLELEIVKTEWDGLVPALQSGVVDAIIAGMSPTEERKQSIDFTSNYYTSDFVIVVKKGSPYENAKTLAEFSGAKITSQLNTSNYLVIDQIPGVKKEVAMDNFPAMRIAVQSGVIDGYVAERPEAISAAMANENFAYAELEDGFETDPGATDVAIGVRKGYELTEKMNEVLASISEDDRQKLMEEAIANQPAAE; encoded by the coding sequence ATGAACAAAAAATTAATGATGATGCTTGTGGCCATGCTAACTGCACTTATTGTAGCGGCATGTGGCACGGGTAGCGACGACAAAAACGCTTCATCAGAAGGCGGCGAAGAAGGTAAAAAAGTATTGAAAGTAGGCATGGAGGCAGGCTATGCACCGTTCAACTGGACACAGCAGACAGACGCGAATGGGGCAGTAAAAATTAGTGGCTCTGCGGAATATGCGGGGGGCTACGATGTGCAAATCGCGAAAAAAATCGCAGATGAGCTTGGCTTGGAGCTTGAAATTGTCAAAACAGAATGGGATGGTTTAGTACCAGCACTACAATCAGGCGTTGTAGATGCAATTATCGCAGGGATGAGCCCAACGGAAGAGCGTAAGCAATCAATCGATTTCACATCAAACTACTACACATCTGATTTCGTTATCGTTGTGAAAAAAGGCAGCCCATATGAAAATGCCAAAACATTAGCTGAATTTTCAGGAGCAAAAATCACATCACAGCTAAATACATCGAACTATTTAGTAATCGACCAAATTCCTGGTGTGAAAAAGGAAGTAGCAATGGATAACTTCCCTGCAATGCGTATTGCTGTTCAATCAGGTGTAATTGACGGCTACGTAGCAGAACGCCCTGAAGCGATTTCCGCTGCAATGGCAAATGAAAACTTTGCATATGCAGAGCTAGAAGATGGCTTTGAAACAGACCCAGGTGCAACAGATGTAGCGATTGGTGTACGTAAAGGCTATGAGCTGACAGAGAAAATGAATGAAGTATTAGCAAGCATTTCTGAGGATGACCGTCAAAAGTTAATGGAAGAGGCAATTGCTAATCAGCCAGCTGCTGAATAA
- a CDS encoding response regulator transcription factor yields the protein MKKILLVEDEKNISRFIELELKHEQFDVTCVFDGREGLTEALANPYDCILLDVMLPQLNGIEVCRRVRQQSQVPIILLTARDAVMDRVAGLDAGADDYIVKPFAIEELLARIRSIMRRTGNQTMADKLLICRNLEIDMEAYEVTFEQKRLDLTKTEYDLLVFLAQNLNKVCTRERILEAVWGFDSEVETNVVDVYIRHLRTKLKTTEQPYIETVRGVGYVMRG from the coding sequence ATGAAAAAAATATTATTAGTAGAAGACGAAAAAAATATTTCACGCTTTATTGAACTGGAGCTAAAGCATGAGCAATTTGATGTAACATGCGTATTTGATGGGCGGGAAGGTTTGACAGAGGCGCTAGCCAATCCCTATGACTGCATTTTACTTGATGTGATGCTGCCACAGCTCAATGGTATTGAAGTATGTAGGAGAGTTCGCCAGCAGTCGCAAGTGCCTATTATTTTATTGACCGCTCGCGATGCCGTGATGGATCGTGTGGCAGGGCTTGATGCAGGGGCGGATGATTATATCGTGAAGCCATTTGCTATTGAGGAGCTGCTTGCACGCATTCGCTCCATCATGCGCCGTACGGGCAATCAAACAATGGCGGACAAGCTTCTAATTTGTCGCAACTTGGAAATCGATATGGAAGCATATGAGGTGACATTTGAACAAAAAAGGCTAGATTTGACGAAAACTGAGTATGACCTGCTAGTATTTTTAGCGCAAAATTTAAATAAAGTCTGCACGCGTGAGCGCATTTTAGAGGCTGTATGGGGCTTTGATAGCGAAGTCGAGACAAACGTTGTGGATGTTTATATACGCCATTTACGCACGAAGCTGAAAACGACAGAGCAGCCTTATATTGAAACGGTGCGTGGTGTAGGCTATGTGATGAGAGGCTAA
- a CDS encoding diguanylate cyclase domain-containing protein translates to MIQPFLSENQFNIIFKDSKDMVFFMKKKGEDFEYLYVNTAARHLFEMEPNGKMVSEIMPQNLAETILKYYNLAVTTKEQQNFQDYDYYTNEVRKHETTVFPIFSEGEVFILGIAKEIAFDRDLQDKYLFMRSIFFKTFLSTVLISSDLKFLEANERFIDDFGICLAKMQGQSFLSLPLIQEPYVKEWESYLNDAQNGDNFTSKIVKFIDKANQTRSFTATFSPFTSENGDVIAIFLILQEVTDFIEQQKELRETSHGLAIIKNAINNAIELSIIDVDRKIIDLNDRFAARTGYAREELIGQTHDILDSGYHPPEFGENMWAKLRCGEIWQGEICNRSKQGETYWVDTTIIPLTNAAGEIDSYFSVNYSVSEKKRLMIELQNNERTFRIITENMNDFIVIMDMDGTIQYVSPSYIRIFQYTEDELIGQNYASFLTEESEVIWRSQLKNMQCNDMTIELALQTKNGDIVWTEGKYQTAKENDKENAFQIIMVSREITERKKMENSLRFMAYHDNLTQLPNRRYLEKEFPRVLNAAQNNMRSIAVLYIDGDNFKSINDQYGHDVGDEFIKLTGERIAASIRSSDFAVRVGGDEFVVILAELSIIEAERKRMTQDIIARIQHNLQLGADIQGNHFKPTVSIGVSYYPDHATTLESLLENADKALYKAKTVEKNGFKIYDDVQ, encoded by the coding sequence ATGATACAGCCATTTCTTTCGGAAAACCAATTTAATATAATATTTAAAGATAGTAAAGATATGGTCTTTTTTATGAAAAAAAAGGGCGAGGATTTTGAATATTTGTATGTTAATACAGCAGCACGCCATCTTTTTGAAATGGAGCCAAATGGGAAAATGGTCTCCGAAATTATGCCCCAAAACTTAGCAGAAACAATTTTAAAATATTATAATTTAGCGGTAACTACAAAAGAGCAACAAAACTTTCAAGATTATGACTATTATACCAATGAAGTACGTAAACATGAAACGACAGTTTTTCCGATATTTTCTGAGGGCGAAGTGTTTATTTTAGGCATTGCAAAGGAAATAGCCTTTGACCGAGATTTACAGGATAAATATTTATTTATGCGCTCCATATTTTTTAAAACCTTCTTATCAACAGTGTTAATATCGAGCGATTTAAAATTTTTAGAGGCAAATGAACGCTTCATCGATGATTTTGGCATTTGCTTAGCAAAGATGCAAGGTCAATCATTTTTAAGCTTGCCCCTCATTCAAGAACCGTATGTAAAAGAATGGGAAAGCTATTTAAACGATGCGCAAAACGGTGATAATTTTACTTCCAAAATTGTGAAATTCATTGATAAAGCAAATCAAACGAGAAGCTTCACAGCCACATTTTCGCCTTTCACAAGTGAAAATGGTGATGTTATTGCAATATTTTTAATTTTGCAGGAAGTAACGGATTTTATTGAGCAGCAAAAAGAGCTACGTGAAACATCGCATGGCTTAGCGATTATTAAAAATGCAATTAACAATGCGATTGAATTATCCATTATCGATGTCGACCGAAAAATTATTGATTTAAATGACCGCTTTGCTGCACGCACAGGCTATGCGAGAGAAGAGCTAATTGGCCAAACGCACGACATATTAGATTCGGGCTACCATCCGCCTGAATTTGGAGAAAATATGTGGGCAAAATTACGATGCGGTGAAATTTGGCAAGGCGAAATTTGCAATCGCTCAAAGCAAGGGGAAACGTATTGGGTAGATACAACCATTATTCCATTAACGAATGCCGCTGGGGAAATCGATAGCTACTTTTCAGTAAATTACAGTGTATCTGAAAAGAAGCGTTTAATGATTGAATTACAAAATAATGAACGCACATTTCGGATCATTACTGAAAACATGAATGATTTTATCGTGATTATGGATATGGATGGAACCATTCAATATGTTTCTCCATCCTATATTCGCATATTCCAATATACAGAGGACGAATTGATTGGCCAAAATTATGCATCATTTTTAACAGAGGAAAGCGAGGTAATTTGGCGTTCACAGTTGAAAAATATGCAGTGCAACGATATGACGATAGAGCTGGCCTTACAGACGAAAAATGGCGATATTGTTTGGACTGAGGGGAAATATCAGACCGCTAAAGAGAATGATAAAGAAAATGCTTTTCAAATTATTATGGTATCACGCGAAATAACAGAGCGTAAAAAAATGGAAAATTCTTTGCGCTTCATGGCATATCATGATAATTTAACACAGCTGCCAAATAGAAGATATTTGGAAAAGGAGTTTCCTCGCGTGCTGAATGCCGCCCAAAATAATATGCGTTCCATCGCTGTTCTTTATATTGATGGCGATAATTTCAAATCCATTAACGATCAATATGGTCATGATGTTGGAGATGAATTTATTAAGCTAACAGGTGAGCGCATTGCAGCAAGCATTCGCTCAAGCGATTTTGCGGTACGTGTAGGAGGCGATGAATTTGTCGTTATATTAGCGGAGCTATCGATTATAGAAGCTGAGCGTAAAAGGATGACACAGGATATCATTGCACGTATTCAGCATAATTTACAGCTAGGAGCAGATATTCAGGGCAACCATTTCAAGCCAACTGTCTCAATTGGTGTTAGTTATTATCCAGACCATGCGACGACATTAGAATCGCTACTAGAAAATGCGGATAAAGCATTATATAAAGCAAAAACAGTTGAAAAAAATGGCTTCAAAATATATGATGACGTACAATAA
- a CDS encoding 2-oxoglutarate dehydrogenase E1 component, giving the protein MSNNVLHGSPWSAFAGPNLGYVMEQYDLFLQSPEEVEPALVELFQQYGAPVVVEGGVEVAVTGGAVSSQADFSKLLAAIKLAESIRTYGHLAADIYPLNNRALDTAKIDEGTFGLSQADLAEIPATVFFKNVPAGVQNGRDAIAYLKSVYTDKIAFEYNHIGTVEEREWFQEQIESGALSKAVTTEEKKALLDRLTHVENFEKFIHKTFVGQKRFSGEGLDTQIVLFDEILKAVEAKNVKNVRIGMAHRGRLNVLTHILNKPYDMMFSDFAHVSNELFMPEHGRLQITKGWSGDVKYHMGASYTRESGMSVKLAYNPSHLEIGNPVVLGSTRATQDDVSAIGSAKHDATSGLGILVHGDAAFPGQGIVTEVMNFAKTEGFTTGGTIHIIANNMIGFTTELYDSRSSVYSSDPAKGYDIPVIHVNADHPEAVAQVGRFAAEYRQKFGKDIIVDLIGYRRHGHNETDDPTVTNPETYKLVSKHDTVRVLYGAKLVAEGLVTEEQLKALDSAAYAEMQAAYDHVKEMAEKDEHKHLEMPEALKVDFPQVDTTTSVERLQGINEDLLVFAEGFEPQNKLGKILEKRRDAFKTGKIDWGHAETLAFATLLQDGTPIRFTGQDAQRGTFSQRHLVLHDKNNGSEFTPLHHIQDAKASFSVYNSPLTEAGVVGFEYGYTLEKENVLAIWEAQFGDFANMAQAMFDNFISGARAKWGQKSGLVMLLPHGYEGQGPEHSSSRIERYLQMAAENNWFVANCSNAGNYYHLLRRQAALLGTEGVRPLVVASPKYLLRHPLAAANAEQLANGSFQEIIEQPGLGTKAKAVERIVLGTGKVMIDLADRVKDGEGYDHIHIVRVEQLYPFPSAQIAEVLAKYPNAKEVVWVQEEPKNQGAWNYAIESLYELSEGKKLRYVGRPAMSATSEGDADAHKEAQAAIIAEAVTEAAKVK; this is encoded by the coding sequence ATGTCGAACAATGTATTACATGGTTCCCCTTGGTCAGCGTTTGCAGGCCCTAACTTAGGTTATGTCATGGAGCAATACGACTTATTTCTACAATCTCCCGAAGAAGTAGAACCAGCTTTAGTTGAATTGTTCCAGCAATACGGGGCACCTGTCGTAGTGGAAGGTGGAGTTGAAGTTGCTGTAACTGGAGGAGCAGTTTCTTCACAAGCAGATTTTAGTAAATTATTAGCTGCTATCAAATTAGCAGAATCCATCCGAACATACGGTCATTTAGCTGCGGACATCTACCCATTAAACAACCGCGCACTTGATACAGCAAAAATTGATGAAGGCACATTTGGCTTAAGCCAAGCAGATTTAGCTGAAATTCCAGCTACTGTATTCTTCAAAAATGTACCAGCAGGCGTGCAAAATGGTCGCGATGCGATTGCTTATTTAAAATCTGTTTATACAGATAAAATTGCCTTCGAATACAATCATATAGGGACAGTGGAAGAGCGCGAATGGTTCCAGGAACAAATTGAATCAGGTGCGCTATCAAAGGCAGTAACTACTGAAGAAAAGAAAGCGCTATTAGACCGCTTAACACATGTGGAAAACTTTGAAAAATTCATTCATAAAACATTTGTAGGACAAAAGCGTTTCTCTGGAGAAGGCTTAGATACACAAATCGTGTTATTTGATGAAATTTTAAAAGCAGTAGAAGCGAAAAATGTGAAAAATGTACGCATTGGTATGGCGCACCGTGGTCGTTTAAATGTGTTAACACATATTTTAAACAAGCCATATGACATGATGTTCTCTGATTTTGCTCACGTATCAAATGAACTATTTATGCCTGAGCATGGTCGCTTACAAATTACAAAAGGCTGGTCTGGTGACGTAAAGTACCATATGGGTGCATCTTATACGCGTGAATCAGGTATGTCTGTGAAGCTTGCCTATAACCCGTCTCACTTAGAAATCGGTAATCCAGTTGTGCTAGGCTCAACGCGCGCAACACAGGATGATGTATCTGCAATCGGCTCAGCGAAGCATGATGCTACTTCTGGTTTAGGCATTTTAGTGCATGGTGACGCAGCATTCCCTGGTCAAGGTATCGTAACAGAGGTGATGAACTTTGCTAAAACAGAGGGCTTCACAACAGGCGGTACAATCCATATTATTGCCAACAATATGATTGGCTTTACAACAGAGCTATATGATTCTCGTTCATCTGTTTATTCATCAGACCCTGCAAAAGGCTATGATATTCCAGTTATTCACGTCAACGCAGATCATCCTGAGGCGGTTGCACAAGTAGGACGCTTTGCAGCAGAATACCGTCAAAAATTCGGTAAGGACATCATCGTTGACTTAATCGGCTACCGCCGTCACGGTCATAATGAAACAGATGATCCAACAGTAACAAATCCTGAAACGTATAAGCTTGTATCGAAGCACGACACAGTGCGTGTGCTTTACGGTGCGAAATTAGTAGCAGAAGGGCTAGTAACAGAAGAACAACTGAAAGCTCTTGATAGCGCTGCATATGCAGAAATGCAAGCGGCATACGACCATGTGAAAGAAATGGCAGAGAAGGATGAGCATAAGCATCTTGAAATGCCAGAAGCGTTAAAAGTGGACTTCCCACAAGTAGACACAACGACAAGCGTGGAGCGTTTACAAGGAATTAACGAAGATTTATTAGTATTTGCAGAAGGCTTTGAGCCACAAAATAAGCTAGGCAAAATTTTAGAAAAGCGTCGTGACGCATTTAAAACTGGCAAAATTGATTGGGGTCATGCAGAAACGTTAGCATTTGCAACATTGCTGCAAGATGGCACACCAATTCGTTTCACAGGGCAAGATGCACAGCGTGGTACGTTCTCACAACGTCACTTAGTGCTACATGACAAAAACAACGGCAGCGAATTTACGCCATTGCACCATATTCAAGATGCAAAAGCATCATTCTCTGTATACAACTCACCGCTAACAGAAGCAGGCGTAGTTGGCTTTGAATATGGCTATACGCTGGAAAAAGAAAATGTATTAGCTATTTGGGAAGCGCAATTTGGTGACTTTGCAAACATGGCACAAGCAATGTTCGACAACTTTATTTCAGGTGCGCGTGCAAAATGGGGGCAAAAGTCTGGCTTAGTTATGCTTCTACCACACGGCTATGAGGGGCAAGGTCCTGAACACTCATCAAGCCGTATCGAGCGTTACCTACAAATGGCTGCTGAAAATAACTGGTTCGTAGCAAACTGCTCAAACGCAGGCAACTACTACCACTTATTGCGCCGCCAAGCTGCTTTATTAGGTACGGAAGGTGTACGTCCACTTGTTGTGGCATCACCGAAATACTTATTGCGTCATCCATTAGCAGCGGCAAATGCAGAGCAATTAGCTAACGGCTCATTCCAAGAAATTATCGAGCAACCAGGCTTAGGTACGAAGGCAAAGGCAGTAGAGCGCATCGTATTAGGTACAGGTAAAGTGATGATTGATTTAGCAGACCGCGTAAAAGATGGAGAAGGCTATGATCACATACACATCGTGCGTGTGGAGCAATTATATCCATTCCCAAGTGCACAAATTGCAGAGGTACTTGCAAAATATCCAAATGCGAAGGAAGTTGTTTGGGTACAAGAAGAACCGAAAAATCAAGGCGCTTGGAATTATGCAATCGAAAGCTTATATGAGCTTTCAGAAGGTAAAAAACTACGCTATGTAGGTCGTCCTGCAATGAGCGCAACATCTGAGGGTGATGCAGATGCACATAAAGAAGCACAAGCAGCAATTATTGCGGAAGCCGTAACAGAAGCAGCAAAAGTAAAATAA
- a CDS encoding amino acid ABC transporter ATP-binding protein, giving the protein MTAVIEIKNLSKSFGSHEVLRDVNFSVAKGEVVCLIGSSGSGKSTLLRCVNLLETPSGGSIIYNGENILDNQHNVEEYRTHLGMVFQQFNLFNNLNVLNNCTLGQQKVLKRSKAEAIDNAMKYLEIVGMAKYKNAKARQLSGGQKQRVAIARALAMDPDVMLFDEPTSALDPEMVGEVLKVMRTLADQGNTMLIVTHEMEFAREVADRIVFMDKGVIVEEGRPEQVLVNPKHERTKEFLKRTLK; this is encoded by the coding sequence ATGACAGCGGTAATTGAAATTAAAAATTTAAGCAAATCATTTGGCTCTCATGAGGTGTTACGCGATGTGAATTTTTCGGTAGCAAAAGGGGAGGTTGTTTGCTTAATTGGCTCCTCTGGCTCAGGGAAATCGACATTGCTTCGCTGTGTCAATCTACTTGAAACGCCTTCTGGTGGCAGCATCATTTATAATGGTGAAAATATTTTAGACAATCAGCATAATGTGGAGGAATACCGCACACATTTAGGTATGGTATTTCAACAGTTTAATTTATTTAATAATTTAAATGTGTTGAACAATTGTACACTTGGTCAACAAAAAGTGCTAAAGCGCAGCAAGGCAGAGGCGATTGATAATGCGATGAAATATTTAGAAATCGTTGGAATGGCAAAGTATAAAAATGCGAAGGCGCGTCAGCTCTCGGGTGGACAAAAGCAGCGTGTAGCCATTGCGCGAGCATTAGCGATGGACCCAGATGTTATGCTATTTGATGAGCCAACATCAGCACTTGATCCTGAGATGGTAGGGGAAGTATTAAAAGTAATGCGTACACTAGCAGATCAAGGCAATACAATGCTGATTGTAACACATGAGATGGAGTTTGCACGTGAAGTGGCTGACCGTATCGTCTTTATGGATAAAGGTGTTATTGTCGAGGAAGGTCGCCCAGAACAAGTGTTAGTCAACCCGAAACATGAGCGCACGAAGGAATTTTTAAAGCGTACATTGAAATAA
- the odhB gene encoding 2-oxoglutarate dehydrogenase complex dihydrolipoyllysine-residue succinyltransferase, with protein sequence MAEIKVPELAESITEGTIAQWVKKVGDRVEKGEFIVELETDKVNAEIISEEAGVLTQILAEEGDTVLVGQVIAVVEAGEGAAPAPAAQEAAPAPAAPAQEAPKAAAAPAPAVETSNERVVASPAARKLAREKGIDLAAVSPVDPQGRVRVQDVAAHGTAPVAAAPIATNNGPVVFAPAAETDRVTIEKMSRRRQTIAKRLLEVKQSTAMLTTFNEIDMTNIMALRKRKQDQFVKENDIKLGFMSFFTKAVVAALKKYPYVNAQINGDEIHLNNFFDIGIAVSTEEGLVVPVVRDANAKNFADIEKDIADLAKKARDKKLGLNDMAGGSFTITNGGVFGSLMSTPIMNGTQAGILGMHSIVQRPVAVNGEIEIRPMMYVALSYDHRIIDGKDSVGFLKTVKELIENPEDLLLNS encoded by the coding sequence GTGGCTGAGATTAAAGTCCCTGAATTAGCAGAATCGATTACAGAAGGTACAATTGCCCAGTGGGTGAAAAAGGTTGGAGATCGCGTAGAAAAAGGCGAATTCATCGTTGAATTAGAAACAGATAAAGTAAACGCAGAAATCATTTCAGAAGAAGCAGGCGTATTAACACAAATTTTAGCTGAAGAAGGCGACACAGTGCTTGTTGGACAAGTGATTGCCGTTGTAGAAGCAGGCGAAGGCGCAGCGCCAGCGCCAGCAGCACAAGAAGCGGCACCAGCGCCAGCTGCTCCTGCACAGGAAGCACCAAAAGCTGCTGCAGCACCAGCACCGGCTGTTGAAACATCAAACGAACGTGTAGTAGCAAGCCCAGCAGCACGTAAATTAGCACGTGAAAAAGGTATCGACTTAGCAGCTGTATCACCAGTAGACCCACAAGGTCGCGTGCGTGTACAAGACGTAGCAGCACATGGTACAGCACCAGTGGCAGCAGCGCCAATCGCAACAAATAACGGTCCAGTTGTTTTTGCTCCAGCAGCAGAAACAGATCGCGTAACAATTGAAAAAATGTCTCGTCGTCGTCAAACAATTGCGAAACGCTTATTAGAAGTGAAGCAATCAACAGCGATGTTAACAACATTTAACGAAATCGACATGACAAACATCATGGCATTACGTAAACGCAAGCAAGACCAATTCGTGAAAGAAAACGACATTAAATTAGGCTTCATGTCATTCTTCACAAAAGCAGTTGTTGCAGCACTTAAGAAATACCCTTACGTAAATGCACAAATCAATGGTGACGAAATTCACTTAAACAACTTCTTCGATATCGGTATTGCCGTATCAACTGAAGAAGGCTTAGTTGTACCAGTTGTGCGTGATGCAAACGCTAAAAACTTTGCAGACATCGAAAAAGATATCGCAGACTTAGCGAAAAAAGCACGCGATAAAAAATTAGGCTTAAACGACATGGCAGGCGGCTCATTCACAATCACAAACGGTGGTGTATTCGGCTCATTAATGTCAACACCAATCATGAACGGTACACAAGCTGGTATTTTAGGTATGCACTCAATCGTTCAACGCCCAGTAGCAGTAAACGGCGAAATCGAAATCCGTCCAATGATGTACGTGGCATTATCATATGATCACCGTATTATCGATGGTAAAGATTCTGTAGGCTTCCTAAAAACAGTAAAAGAATTAATCGAGAACCCAGAAGATTTATTATTAAACTCATAA